A window of Falco cherrug isolate bFalChe1 chromosome 11, bFalChe1.pri, whole genome shotgun sequence genomic DNA:
aagaaggtcttTAAATCTGCATCTCAATGGGCAATGGGATGTCCCCTGCTGGtatggctgcagcagggactcTGGTGGAACATTACTCTGAACCAGGGCTGAAGGAAGAGTTTGGAAGGACACCTCACCTGCCCCCGGTGCTGGTGGAAATCTGATCCATGAGGCAGGTCCTGGCATGCTGTAGGCAcccttctgctgcagcaacCCTTCCTCTGGACTCCCTGCACCCCACGTGAGGTGTGGGTCCTGGAcagtgtgtgtgtctggtgAGGTGGGAGCCCTGGGCAGTGTTGGTCTCCAACAAGGTGTGGATCCTGAGTGAGATGTGGTCCTGGGTAAAGTGTGGGTCCCAGGAAAGCTGTGGCTCCGTTGCTTCAGGGATCCCAAACTATGCTGTGCACAGAGGCAAAGCTGGGATCTCAGTGTTGCCGTGAGAAACCGGAGCTGGGCCCCAGCTTCCTTTTGGGATTCATCCCAACCTGACCTGACTGTGTTGAGGGGCGAGGGCAGAAAAGACCCACATTCCTTTTCCAAAGATCAAATCCCAGCTGCCAAAAGCACCTCTCCTGGTGAAGCTCTGGGATCCCCTTCCCACAGCTGGGACCCTTTGCAATTACCAGCGATGGGGCAGGGCTGATGCACCCAGAGGgcactgtgagggctgcagAAGACCCTACGGGGTGCCAGGGTGGGGGATGTTTGGGTGggtggggccggggggggtggggcaggacAGGACACACCCGCCCCCACCCCTCCGCGAGCTCCCAGCTCCCGGTGAGTTTCCCATCAGCAGCGCGGAGGGTCCCCGGGGGAAGCGCGGTGTGTCACCCGTAACCCCGTCCCCGGCATCGCTGGGGAGCTCCGtgccggcgggggggcggtgtgtgtgtgtgggggggggggggggggctgaggggcagggCAAGAGTTAACCTACCTGCTTTGCCATCCCTCTTGGCTCCACCTCGGAGAGcgaggggagggaaaagggaaaaagtaagggggggggggggggggggaggtttgGGGttgggaaaaagaagaggaggaggaggaagaggaagagggcAGAAAGCAGCGCCCGGAccgcgggcagccccggccagCAGCGGAGCGGCCGCCCCGTCCCACTCCCAGCATGTTCCAGTGGTGAGTGAGCGCAGGGAGCGGGGGCCGCGCCTGCTCCTGCCCCGTtaccccccgctgccccccgtTACctccgctcccgccgccgcgtCCTGCCCGCAGCCTGGGGGGCTCCCCGGTCCCCATCCCGCCGGGTCCCTCCCGAGGGGCTCCCCGGTCCCCATCCCGCCGGTCCCTCCCGAGGGGCTCCCCGGTCCCCATCCCGCCGGGTCCCTCCCGAGGGGCTCCCCGGTCCCCATCCCGCCGGGTCCCTCCCGAGGGGCTCCCCGGTCCCCATCCCGCCGGGTCCCTCCCGAGGGGCTCCCCGGTCCCCATCCCGCCGGGTCCCTCCCGAGGGGCTCCCCGGTCCCCATCCCGCCGGGTCCCTCCCGAGGGGCTCCCCGGTCCCCATCCCGCCGGGTCCCTCCCGAGGGGCTCCCCGGTCCCCATCCCGCCGGGTCCCTCCCGAGGGGCTCCCCGGTCCCCATCCCGCCGGGTCCCTCCCGAGGGGCTCCCCGGTCCCCATCCCGCCGGGTCCCTCCCGAGGGGCTCCCCGGTCCCCATCCCGCCGGGTCCCTCCCGAGGGGCTCCCCGGTCCCCATCCCGCCGGTCCCTCCCGAGGGGCTCCCCggtccccatcccaccgggtCCCTCCCGAGGGGCTCCCCGGGAGCGGATAGCTGGGCACGGGCAACTTTGGTGAGGAGAGTGCGCATGGGGAAGGGACAAAAGACGGCGTCTGTcccctgtctgtctgtccccatcccaggaGTGACGTTCCTTTCGGCCGCGGGTCCCCCTCCCCCCGCAACCCCCGGGCCGGGGTACCCCGGGCCAGGCTCTCCGGGGTGTCGGCTCCCAGCGCAAACCTCGCCCCATCTCGGGACGGGGCCACCGGGCAGGGCTGGCGGTcggttccccccccccgcctttccCTGGGGatgccttccccagcccttccctgcaaAGGGCCGgtttgggaaggggaggggggcggcgtGGCCGGGAGAGCGGCGCCTGGGGGCAGCCAGACCTGCTCCTGGGGTCCCTGTCCCACGGCAGCGCCAGCCTGGGGGACGGTGCCCAtggagagggggggggggacggacatCCAGGGCTCCTGCTCTtgcctctcccccagccctgtgttTTTACCACCTTGTATTTAAGCCAGAGGTCTTTTATAAGAAGTGGACGTGTGTCCCCAGACACCCTGGGAGGACACCCACCGTGAGCTGGGGCCCTGCTGGGCGCTTGCACACAGGCTGCTTTTGGAGACATTTGGGTGCCCAGCATCTGCTCCTAGATAAGATCCCCTCTCCCAAGCCCTTGGCACCGCCAACAGAAAGGGCTCTATGCTGGCAGTGCCTCCACCGGCTCCGTGACTGGATCTAATTGAGGGGCcagaaaaatccaaataaatagATAGCCCTGACTGATCAAAGAGGTTTTCATGTGGATCAAAAGTGGCTGTGTGCCTCCGGGGACCAGGGACGGAGAGCCCCAGTCCCCCAGGGCCTTGCCTGCCCTACAGCATCACCACCTGAAAGGGGAACGGCCGCCTCTAATTTGGGGATTTATATTTAACCATCCGGGCACAGCCGGTGGTGGCGTGGCCATCTCACAGGGAGGCTTTTGAGCTTTTCCTggtggagaaaagggaagaggaggggagtgGGTTGGGACCCTTTCAAAGCTGTCTCAGTGGCACTGACACTGGTGGTTgggccagccagccccagctggcgCCGGTGAGAGCCCAGCCGGCATGGACACGGGTTGCTGCTGTCCTTGGGCCCTTCGGTGCCGGCTCTTGGGGACACTGCCAGGGTCTGGCTGGGGGTTGTGCCCCAGAACAGGGCACTGGGGCTCAGCAGGGTGATTTCTCTGTGATGGTAGCAAAGCCAACACAGCTCCCTCGCCTCCTGCAAAGCAGTGGTTCTTGGAGTCTCCAGGGAGCAGGACCCGGTTCCTCCCCCCTGAAGTACTTCCCAGCTGAGGAGACCACAGAGCAGAAAGACTCAAGATCAGAGAAGATACACGCGATTGCCACTCTTCTGACCCCCAGAATCTTTGGTTTGATGTGGGAATTGCCTGTGGCTATGGCTCAGGTTCCCCCAGTCCCTGTTGCTTTTCTGCCAGTGCAGGGACAGGATTtctgtggggcaggaggtggccgtggggctgctggctcctgctgaaCCCGGTGGTGCCCCTGCGGGTTGCCGAGTCCGACTTATAGGAAAAATCCCAACTAATTTTTTGTAACAAATCAAAAATTGCTCGTTGCactggtgggagctgggggagcaGTGTCtggtggaggaaggagggaggaataAGTTTCTGTGCTGTTGTGCAATACCTCACTGATACACCTACATGTACCCAGGCTATCCAACCTCCTCCACCTCTTACTAAAAGCAGGAGCTCCAtctcccctcagccccagggCAGTCTTCTGcctggactgaaataaaaagcagtgatCCAAGGAGGGTAATGGGGGTGAGCGACTCCACGGAGCTCCTGTCTCTTGTCAGGCAGAGCCTGCCAAAGGTGGAACCCACTCGTGCCAGTTAGTGACAGCCCCAccaatgcaaatttttttttttttttaatattaaatcaGTAATTCCTTGCCCATGGCTTCTGGGGAACCCTTGGCCATCTTTCAGGCTGGGTATTTTATCATGTGTTGTCCTTGGGGTGTGGGGAGTGcaaggatgggatgggatggggtgggagcAAGGCTGAGTGTCCAGATGGGATCGGTGCAATTGGGGTTACTATACAAGGGTGACTAGGgttatttctgctgcagtgccaggTATTGATGagaggttttaaaaattgcttgGCTGTGCAGGGGTTAAAGTTTTATCGGACCACAGGGGTTCTAAGGATAAGCTTAGAGCTGTGTGGCCAGGGCTGGAGAGGGTTAAGGGAATGGTGAGATCTAATCAGAACTGCTCCCTCATCAGTCTCAGATGAGTGGCCACATATAAAACCAGATGAGGAATATCTATCAATTTACCAGTAATTACTTATTTCCACGCTGGCTCTCACAGTCCACGCTAGCGATCACAGTTTTCCCACGTAAATGTGGGGCTGAAAAGTTCTTTGTGCTTGAGGGCAAAGCTGGAGACAGGAGTTCCTGAAAGCTCCTGGTTCCCCTGCTTCCCTTCGGGgctgctgcatttcagtgtgGCTGGAGTCCCCAAGAGCATTGCagtcccctgccctggggagcccaAGGGAATATGGGGTGTCCCACCAAGCAGGTGCTTTGGTGCAGCCTGTGCCCCAAAACCCCAGCAGCTTCCTGGCAGTGCTGATCATAATCCAGCCTTCAGGGCCAGGAGAGTTTCaaggttcctttttttttttttttggcgggggggggggagctatCTGGAAAACACTTGGGTTGTATGTTTCAGATTTCAGCCCCAAGCTCCTTCTCTGGACTACTCCAAAGTGAAGGTGCCATCTGCCTGGGTAGAGACTATCTTGGTTCTGGCTCTGACGGGGAGTGGGAGGCTGAGGGCTGTCCCTGGTGGGTGGCACCCAGGCTGGAACGTGCTTCTGTCACCAAGAGGGCAGGTGCAGGGGATCTATGAGACTGGTGCCACGTCTGTCTCCTTTGGCTCCCCAGCCGAGGTCCCTTTCACTCCCCGGCAGGGAAAAGGGGCTCCAGGGACTGCTGAGCACCTCGCGTGTCCCCTCCATGTGTCCCCTCCATGTGGAGATGGTGCTGCCCTTGGGAAGCTGTCAGGACCCCCGGTGGGCACGTGGATCCCAGCTGCCACCCCCCAATGCCCGGTGTGCTTTTGCACAGGGAGATGGGCCAAGGCAGCTGGAGCAAGCAGGACTGCAACATCAGGAAAGTGGAGCAGATGTGCCAGCTGTGGAGCAGAGCCAGGTACTTGGGGACAACATAGTGTAGATGGGCAGGGCCAGCAGTTCCTCTCCTCTGTGGCAGCAGGGCAAGAAAGCCCCCTTTAACTGTGTGGAAAAGCAGGTTGGGGTGGTATTCGGGGTGGCATTCAGTGCATCAGTTGTCTCTGAGTGCAGCCCTCCTGCTGTCCCAAGGACGGCACGAGGATCCTGCTCAAGCCCCTGGTGAGCACCAGGGTTTGTCCCATGAGCCAGCAACTTCCCCTGGTGATGGgtctgcagcaggggagggcagcGTTTGATCTaccacccccagccctccacaCACCCTGGATGTGCAGGTATCTGGtttgctgcaggctgggaaCATCTGCCCCCAAATCTGCAGTGCATCTACTGCTCCTTATCACCACAAAGTGAAGCAACAGGTCCTGAGAACTGGCCAAACACCCAGCAGTGCCCCCAGAAATGCTGATTCCCAAGGTGGTTGCAGGGCTAAGGACATCTCTTCCCCACTGAACCCTGAAGTTCGCCTTaagtggtgattttttttggtcCTGATCTGCCATTTTGAAACGAAACAGCAATGACTGTTTCATTTTGACTCCTGTGGTCTTCTCAGCTCTGGTTTCTCAGTGTTGCGTGACCTGTGATGCCAGTCTAGGGCCATAGGATGCCAGTCTACAGCCATAGGCAGTATGCCTGTATTTTGGAATTAACATTTCCATGGAAAAGATAATTCCCTTCTGCTCTTGTCCTAAACTGCAATTTTCAGATGTCTGAAACAGAGCTTTCTTCAGGACTTCTCTCCAAAACAGCTCTTCACGGGAGCTCTCATCCTGACTTCATATCTCTCTCTCCCCTTGCGTCCCTCCCCCCTGCCTTATCTTCTTCCCGGTGAACCCTTCCCAGCTCTTTGCACAGATATGGGGTTGCCAGATGATACCGCAGCCACTTGCTATATGCcttgtgcctgtccctgtggtTAAGCGTGGCCCCCGAGCTGCCCTGCAAGCAAGCAGGATGCAGGTGGGAAGAGCGTGTATGGTGtcccacagctcttcccacaAGGCTGCTGCCCATCAGGTGATGGGACACAGATTATGAGCATTCCATGACCTCTCCAGGAGGTGCTTTTGCAGGCAAGCTTCTTGCAGCCTGCAGTTTCCTCTCCTTAACTCCCTGTCTTATCCCTTTAGGAAGAAGACCATCTACAAAACTGTTTGCCTCTCCTTCTTGCTGGTGATCACAGTGACGGTGCTGCAACGGGGAATGGCCCCCAGTCAGTTCatgcagggccagcagcagaaagaccTGCCCACCCCAGAGGCcctgaaaatgcagaagaggGACAACTCCTTCTCCTTCACCAGCACTTTCTGgaagagcaagaaggaaaaagctcCTGTGAAAGAGGAGAGTGTGATGGCAAAGCAAGTGAAATCCTGGGATGTCACCACTACCAACTGCTCAGCCAACCAGAACTTCAGCAAGGTGGACTGGTTCAAAGGGCTGGAGCCCAACTTCCAGCAGTTCCTCCTCTATCGGCACTGCCGCTACTTTCCCATGCTGATCAACCACCCTGAGAAATGCAGCGGAGACATCTACCTGCTCATCGTGGTCAAGTCTATCATTACGCAGCACGACCGCCGTGAGGCCATCCGGAGGACCTGGGGCCAGGAGAAGGATGTGGACGGCAAGAGGATCAGGACGTTGTTCTTGCTGGGCACGGCTtccaaggaggaggagagagccAACTACCAGAAACTGCTGGATTACGAGAACCATATCTATGGGGACATCTTGCAGTGGGATTTCCTGGACAGCTTCTTCAACCTCACCCTCAAAGAAGTCCATTTCCTGAAGTGGCTGAACATCTACTGTGACAATGTCCGCTTCATCTTCAAAGGTGATGACGATGTGTTTGTGAGTCCCAGCAACATCCTGGAGTTCCTGGAGGAcaagaaggagggagaggaccTCTTTGTTGGGGATGTCCTCTACAAGGCCAGGCCGATCCGGAAGAAGGAGAACAAGTACTACATCCCCAGCGCCCTCTACAACAAAAGTAACTACCCACCCTATGCAGGGGGTGGGGGCTTCATCATGGATGGACCCCTAGCCAAGAGGCTGCACAAGACCTCGGAGACACTGGAGCTGTACCCCATTGACGATGTCTTCCTAGGGATGTGCTTGGAGATCCTAAAAGTGTCACCCATTGGGCACGAGGGCTTCAAAACTTTTGGCATTGTGAAGAACAAGAACAGCAAGATGAACAAGGAGCCATGTTTCTTCCGGAGTATGTTGGTGGTTCATAAACTGCTGCCTCCAGAGTTGCTCCAAATGTGGGACTTGGTCCATAGTAACTTGACATGCTCGAGAAAACTCAATGTCCTTTAGCTCAGTCTctctggagagctgggactggaggggctgggacaaCCGATCCCTGCTCCAGGATGGGGTGAGTCTCTGCTGGTGGCACACGAGTCCTCTGCGGGGCATGTTCCTCCGGGGCAGAGACTGCACTCATGGGCAGGGTTTGTGATGGTGTTTGTTCCTGTACTGTAATGTGGTTCACTTATCTCCAGCTGGGTTGGGGGTTGAtgaaaaaggagaggggaaaaaaaacacaacacaacaaatCTAGCACAAaatgaagagagagagggagggagggcagagctctgctttaGGTACCACCTCCACCAGAGTATGATGAAAtacggggtgggggggaggcagAGAGGGAATGTGACACAGGCATTTTTTGGAGATGTTCAGGGTCTGGCTATCCAGGGAAAGTGCTTCAAGGGAGCTGAGCAGTTTACAAGTGTGTGAGCCCCCGACAGCTCAAAAGTCAAggggattttgtttgttatttCAAGTTTCTCCTCCATGTGAGGTTTTAGTGACATCGACTCTGTGTGCATTGGGTTTGCCCCTGCCAAAGTCCTCActgtgcagctggggaaggggctctCCTCTGAGGCTGGATCCTGAGCCCCCCTTGGGGTTTCAGCCAGGCAGTTGGGGAACTGGGGTCTTTGTCCCTGATAGAGGGTCCCAGACAGTGGtggctcccagcaccagcatgGGCTGCGCTCAGCCacacagcccctctgccagccttgctgtgcGTGCACTCAGAGGAATGTACCCAGCTGGAATTCCTCAGGGATTTGTTCCTCCTggcaggaaagggaagggacGAGGCAGGCTGCCCTTGCCCACAGCcaagaaagaggcagagaaacttGATCAGCCCCAGCTGGAGTGGCCCCAAAGCACCTGGGACCCCAGCTTGGGTGCAGGCACCCTGGGGGCTCGCTGCAGGGAGACCCTCTCCTTGCAGCTGGGCTGCCCTGATGGGGTTGCCTCAGAAGGGGACAACAGACCCCAAAGACCACATGCATGGCTGCTTCAGGCTCAGCCCTGGTTTTGCAGCAAGCACGATGTTCCAGGGCAGGTTGGAGAGTATCGGTCCTGGCCTGGTACACAGAGCAGGGTCCAACGGGACAAGGTGAAGGAGAGCTGGTGTTTCACACCGTATCTGCCCCTCTCAGGGCTGTTGCAGTGTTCTACAGGATGAGGCTCAGAAGCATGACAAGGAGTGGTACCACAAGACATGGCCCTCTTTCTTTGGGCTGAAAGGACCACTGGAGCTGTCAGGGGGAGCCCCAAGCCAGCTGTTGTGATGGACACCCCCCCCAACACAGAGAGACATGTGGCCACAGATGCTCTCCAGCCACCAACCGCAGGTGTCAGCAAAGCCACAGGCATGTGCAAAGCCACACGCATGCACAGGCCCTGGCATGCCAGCTCCCAGGCACATGCTCTGCGCACACAGATGTCCATGTCATGTACGAACATGTACAACCCCATCCGTGGCCCTGACCACGCACAGTGAAACGTGGCATGTGTGcattccctctctctccctctctggtGCCAGAcattgaagggaaaaaatattgacTACC
This region includes:
- the B3GNT7 gene encoding UDP-GlcNAc:betaGal beta-1,3-N-acetylglucosaminyltransferase 7 isoform X1; this encodes MFQWKKTIYKTVCLSFLLVITVTVLQRGMAPSQFMQGQQQKDLPTPEALKMQKRDNSFSFTSTFWKSKKEKAPVKEESVMAKQVKSWDVTTTNCSANQNFSKVDWFKGLEPNFQQFLLYRHCRYFPMLINHPEKCSGDIYLLIVVKSIITQHDRREAIRRTWGQEKDVDGKRIRTLFLLGTASKEEERANYQKLLDYENHIYGDILQWDFLDSFFNLTLKEVHFLKWLNIYCDNVRFIFKGDDDVFVSPSNILEFLEDKKEGEDLFVGDVLYKARPIRKKENKYYIPSALYNKSNYPPYAGGGGFIMDGPLAKRLHKTSETLELYPIDDVFLGMCLEILKVSPIGHEGFKTFGIVKNKNSKMNKEPCFFRSMLVVHKLLPPELLQMWDLVHSNLTCSRKLNVL
- the B3GNT7 gene encoding UDP-GlcNAc:betaGal beta-1,3-N-acetylglucosaminyltransferase 7 isoform X2, with amino-acid sequence MAPSQFMQGQQQKDLPTPEALKMQKRDNSFSFTSTFWKSKKEKAPVKEESVMAKQVKSWDVTTTNCSANQNFSKVDWFKGLEPNFQQFLLYRHCRYFPMLINHPEKCSGDIYLLIVVKSIITQHDRREAIRRTWGQEKDVDGKRIRTLFLLGTASKEEERANYQKLLDYENHIYGDILQWDFLDSFFNLTLKEVHFLKWLNIYCDNVRFIFKGDDDVFVSPSNILEFLEDKKEGEDLFVGDVLYKARPIRKKENKYYIPSALYNKSNYPPYAGGGGFIMDGPLAKRLHKTSETLELYPIDDVFLGMCLEILKVSPIGHEGFKTFGIVKNKNSKMNKEPCFFRSMLVVHKLLPPELLQMWDLVHSNLTCSRKLNVL